TGGTGCGCGAGGCCGATCGGATCGTGGCCGCCGGCGGTCGCGCGGAAGCCGAACCGTTGGATGTGAGCGATCCGGATGCGGTCGAACGAATGGCGGCGGCCATCGTCGGACGTCACGGTACGATCCACATTTTGGTCAACAGCGCAGGCTTGAACTGCCCGAAGCGGTTCTGGAACGAGGTTTCTGTCGCGGATTGGCAGCAGGTCATCCGCGTCAATCTGGACGGCTCCTTTTATTGCACCCGGGCGGTGCTGCCTCATATGCGCCGGCAACAAGACGGTCTGGTCATCAACATCTCTTCATGGGCGGGCAAATATCTCTCCTCGCTTGTCGGGCCGGCCTACACCAGCAGCAAGCACGCCGTCGTGGCCATGACCGCCGATCTCAACAAGGAGGAGTGCGTCAACGGCATCCGGGCCTGCGCCATCTGTCCGGCGGAGGTCGACACCCCGATCCTGGACCGCCGCCCCGTGCCGCCACCTGCCGACGTACGGGCCAGGATGCTGAAAGCGGACGATTTGGGCCGCGCCATCCGATGGGTCGCCGAGCAACCTGCCCACGTTTGCGTCAATGAGATCATCATCAGCCCCACATGGAACCGGTTTTATATCGGCCATGACGAGTAGGCGATATTCGAGTCTTCCATTTGGACTTCGTATTGCTCCCATATCGCTATAGCTAAACCGATTTTCTCCATCCACAGAAAGGAACCTCGTATGAAAGTGCTTGCGCTCAACTCCAGCCCGCGCGGCGAAGGTCAGAGCAAAACCGAAATCATGTTGTCCCACCTGGTACAGGGCATGACCGATGCCGGCGCCGAGGTCGAAATCATCAACCTGCGCGACAAAAAAATCAACACCTGCAGCGGCTGTTTCCAATGCTGGACCAAGACCCCTGGCGTCTGCATCCATAAGGACGACATGAGCGGCGAGCTGTTCGACAAATACCGTCAGGCCGATCTGGTCGTCTTTGCCACCCCTCTCTACCATTATGCGGTCAATGCCGCTCTGAAGGCCTTCATCGAGCGCACCCTGCCCATGAACGAACCCTATTTTGTCACCCTGCCCAGCGGCCGCACCACCCACCCGGAGCGCTATCCCCATCCTAAGGCCGTGGTGCTGTCGGTGGCCGGCTTTCATGACGAGGAGGCCTTCGGTCCGCTCTCCGCATGGGCCAAATACCTCTTCGGCAAGCGCCTGGTGGCCGAGATTTACCGCCCCGGTGCCGAAGCCATGGCCGCATCATTGGGCGGCAGTCGCGCCCAGCGGATTCTGGCGGCGACCGTCGAAGCGGGCAGGGAGATCGTGACGAACGGACGCATATCCGAAGCGACCATGCAACAGATCCATGAGCAGAGCGTCAAGGATCTCGGCATCTGGACCACCGTGGCCAACTTGGTGTGGAAGACCTGCATCGCCGAGGGCGTGACCATGAAAAAATTCGTGGAGCGTGGCATGGTGCCGCGGCCCGACTCCATCGAGAGCTTCATGCTGATCATGGGCATGGCGTTCAATCGCGACGCGGCCAGGGATACCCGGGCCGTGATTCAGTTCCTTTTTTCGGGCGAGGTCGAGGGGGCATGCCATTTTGATATCGACAACGGCACGATCATTCCCTCGGCCGGCCGGGCCGATCGTCCCACGCTGACCATCGAAACGCCCTTCGCCGTCTGGATGGACATCGTCACCGGCAAGGCCGACGGGCAGAATCTGTTCATGTCCCAGAAGTACAAGGTCGACGGCGATATGGAGCTGTTGATGCGCTTTGACCGGCTGTTCGGCCGATAACCGGGTGGTATCTTTCAAAGGAGGGGATACATTGAGAGAACGCCAAACCAGACCCTGTTTCGCGGCCACCATGATGGGCATCACTCCCTATCGCGATATCGACCACGCCGCCCGCTCGATCCTCAAGTATCTGCCCGAAGCCCCCTGCCTGCCGGCCTTGACCAGGAGCATCCGCTGGATGCTGGAAGGGCTGCCGTGCCTGGTGTTCGATCGCGTCAAAAAGAATGTCTATTTCGATCTCTCCACCGAACGCGAGCCCGAAATCATCGAGTTCTACGACCGATACGAGGCCGATGACCTGGACTATTTCAAGACCACGCCCCAGATCGCGCCGTTTATTTATGAGATGATCGCCAAGATACGCGACCATCGGCCGCCGGAGCTCAAGTGGGTGGTTTTTCATACGGCCGGTCCCCTGCTTTTCGGCGATTTCCTTAAACAGGCCAACGGGCAGCCCTCGATCTACAATGAAACGTTGCGGGACATCCTGATCAAGGGCATGAACATCAAAGCGCGCTCACTGGCGGCCGCCATCCATGCGCACATCCCCGATGTGGAAGTCGTGGTCGATTTGCCGGAGACGACCCTGGTGACGTTCACCTCGGCCGGCGGCACGGGCACCCGCGAAGGGATCATCGATGCCATCGATGCCAGCTTCACAGGGATCGACGACGTCCGGTGGGTGCACTGCTGCGCCAATATCGACTGGACCCTTTTGACCGATGCCGCCATAGACGTGATCAATTTCGATGCCTACCAGCACATCGAGCAGATATTGCTCTATGCGCCGGATTTGAACCGTTTCCTCAATCGCGGCGGCATGTTGGCCTGGGGGATCGTGCCGGTGGACGGCGCATCGCTCGAAAAAGAGACCACAGAGGGTCTGATCGAAAAAATATCAGCGGCCATCGACCGCTTTTCACAGTCGGGGGTCGATCGGCGTCTTTTGGTCGAATCGTCATGGGTCATGCCGGCGTGCGACATGGTGCTGCTCTCGCCCGAGGAGGCGGACCGCGCCCTGATCATGACCAGCGACATTTCACGGGCCATGAGACTGAAATACAACCTTCAATAGACAAGGATGAACATGATCGAAGATACGATGAAAGCCTGGCACCATGTTGTCACTTCCAAGGATGAAGCCGCTTTGGACGCCATTCTGGCCGATGAAGTGGTGTTTCACTCACCGGTCGTGCATACGCCGCAAGCGGGCAAACCGATCACCAAACTCTACCTGACCGCTGCCATGCACGTGCTCAATAACGGGACTTTCAAATACTTGCGCGAGATCGTATCGGGGAACCATGCCGTCCTCGAATTTTTGACCGAGATCGACGGCATCGTCGTCAACGGTGTGGACATGATCACCTGGGGGGCGGACGGCAGGATCATCGACTTCAAGGTCATGCTCCGACCGCTCAAGGCGATCAACCTGATTCATCGCATGATGGGGGAAATGCTACAAAAACTGAAATAATCCCGTAGGGGTTCTGACTGAATACTATTCATTAAACCCGGCGTGGATAGAGCAGGTGGTCGATGCCACACGCCAAGCGGTCAAGTGCCGGTAACATGCACGGCGGGCGGCCCAGAAACTCGCTGCGCTCAAACAGTCTGGGCCGCATATCCGCCGTTTGCATTCAACCGGCACTATTGACCGCAGGCTCACGTGGCCCTGGCCACCTGCTCCACCCACGCCTGCCATGTCCGTTGCCATGCGAATTTCTATCGAATTCCTTCTGTAATGCATGCCCTTCAAGGTGAATCACATTCAGTTGGAATTGCTGATAATCCCGGAGTGAAGAATTGACAGACACGTAAATAGCTATCGCTGGACGGCGCCGTAAGGAGTTCAAGATCAAGGCGTGCGAAATTCCGTGTCCTGAGGCGTACTTGTCGTACGCCGCAAGGACCACGGGATGAGCGCAACGCAGATATTGGGCTTCTTACGGTGCCGTCAAAGGTTGTCTTTTTTGCGGATGTAGAGCGTCTTGACCACCATGGCCACGATGTCGCCCTGTTCGTTCTTGATGGGTACCGTCAACTCGGGCAAGAAGACCCGGCCGTCTGCGGTCTCTCTTTTGATTTTCTCAACGAGCGCCTGGTCCACATGGAATTCGGCCGTGACGGTCCCCTTTCCGGGTTTGACGAACTTGATGCTGGACGCTTTGTCCCACACGACGTACTTCGGTCCGAGGATCTGGATCAGCATCAGCATGTAGAATGGGTCGGTCATGGCATACAGCGATCCGCCGAAATGGGTGCCCACGTAGTTGCGGTTGTAGAAGCGCTCTTTCATCCGGATCGTGATACGCGAGTAGTCGTCGGCCACGTGCGTGAGGACGATGCCCGTGCCCAGGTAGGGTGGATAGACGTTGATCAGAAGCTTGAACAGTTTCGGATTCATGATTCGGCTGTGTGTTCTCTTTAATAAGTTGTTATCACCCTATGGCACATATCCCGGCGGGGGCTCGAAACCGCCGATGATCCCGGCCAGCTTTTGGGCGACATCGATGGGCGTGCGGTCTTCCAGGAAGGGCCCCACGATCTGCACGCCGACCGGCAGGCCGCCGTCCGTGCGACCGATTGGTGCGCTGGTGGCCGGCAGGTAGACATAGGTCGCCAGGCCCGCCCAACGCAACAGGATGCTGTAGGGCTCGGTCTTGCCGTTGACCATGACGGTGCGCTCGATGGGTTCGCCCTTCTGGTCGTGCACGATGGCCGGCAGGCTGGCCACCGGGCAGAGCAGCACATCGTAATCCTTGAAAAAATCGGCCCAGATGCGGCGATGGCCGTGACGCTTGGCATTGGCCGA
This Desulfatitalea tepidiphila DNA region includes the following protein-coding sequences:
- a CDS encoding NAD(P)H-dependent oxidoreductase, which encodes MKVLALNSSPRGEGQSKTEIMLSHLVQGMTDAGAEVEIINLRDKKINTCSGCFQCWTKTPGVCIHKDDMSGELFDKYRQADLVVFATPLYHYAVNAALKAFIERTLPMNEPYFVTLPSGRTTHPERYPHPKAVVLSVAGFHDEEAFGPLSAWAKYLFGKRLVAEIYRPGAEAMAASLGGSRAQRILAATVEAGREIVTNGRISEATMQQIHEQSVKDLGIWTTVANLVWKTCIAEGVTMKKFVERGMVPRPDSIESFMLIMGMAFNRDAARDTRAVIQFLFSGEVEGACHFDIDNGTIIPSAGRADRPTLTIETPFAVWMDIVTGKADGQNLFMSQKYKVDGDMELLMRFDRLFGR
- a CDS encoding SDR family oxidoreductase; protein product: MLKGKIVWMTGAGTGIGLAGAQALADGGATVVMSGRRKEVLVREADRIVAAGGRAEAEPLDVSDPDAVERMAAAIVGRHGTIHILVNSAGLNCPKRFWNEVSVADWQQVIRVNLDGSFYCTRAVLPHMRRQQDGLVINISSWAGKYLSSLVGPAYTSSKHAVVAMTADLNKEECVNGIRACAICPAEVDTPILDRRPVPPPADVRARMLKADDLGRAIRWVAEQPAHVCVNEIIISPTWNRFYIGHDE
- a CDS encoding nuclear transport factor 2 family protein, coding for MIEDTMKAWHHVVTSKDEAALDAILADEVVFHSPVVHTPQAGKPITKLYLTAAMHVLNNGTFKYLREIVSGNHAVLEFLTEIDGIVVNGVDMITWGADGRIIDFKVMLRPLKAINLIHRMMGEMLQKLK
- a CDS encoding DUF4442 domain-containing protein, which translates into the protein MNPKLFKLLINVYPPYLGTGIVLTHVADDYSRITIRMKERFYNRNYVGTHFGGSLYAMTDPFYMLMLIQILGPKYVVWDKASSIKFVKPGKGTVTAEFHVDQALVEKIKRETADGRVFLPELTVPIKNEQGDIVAMVVKTLYIRKKDNL